The DNA segment CCGAATAAATTTAGGTTTTCTGAGTGAAGTTGGGTTGGGTTGGGCTGGGTTGTTGACATGGGCCACCCCTAATATCGGGaccaattctttttttttttttgagggtCAAACATTGATAATGAGATCCACGTATTTTTGTccaatattattcaacaaaaagTAACAAATATGTGATTTAAATTTTCTAGCTAATGGAGtgaatatgttttataattgtGAATCACTGGACATACATGTGTCTTGCACTAGCTAGTTTTATAGTTGTTTGATAATTCGACATGTGTATTGCactaatagtatatatttactAGTATCACTATCAAGTTGATAAACTAAAGATAAAGTGATAGCGACATACGAACCAATCATACAGATTAGCCACCAGTGTTTAAAGTTTATTGTTATTACAGTAACAAAGCgccagaaaataaaaaaaatatgaaaagcaaCTCTGAGAGCCACATAAAAGTCACAAAAACACAATAATGTAAGACTATAAACATGTTTATAGgtctttttttcatttagaaTACGTATGGGGCTTGTAGAAATTAACAATGATCACCATAAGAACTACTAGTAGGAAAGAAACTGAGCCTCACGTAACCAAAAGACCTCCATTAAATTTAAACcgatggaagaagaagaagatttggtGGTGGTGATATCAAGGAGCATCGTGATCCCCAGAAACGCCAAGAAATCGACTTCCTCCAAGaagaagatccatctgcttccTTGGGATCTCTCTCGCCTCCGCTTCGGTTATCTTCAAAGAGGTCTCCTTTTCTCCAAACCTTATCCAAAAATCGACACAGTTCTCTCAAAGTTACAAACTTCACTCTCTCTAGCACTTGACCGTTTCTACCCTTTAGCTGGTCGTCTCGTAAAGGTACAGAACGACGACGACACTGTCTCCTTTTACATCAACCCCGATGGCTCAGGCGTGGAGTTCGTTCACGCCTCAGCTACAAACATCGAGGTCAGTGATGTCCTTAGATTATCTACTTCtctcagctccttcttccccgCTACTGGGGTCAAGAACTGTAACGGCGTCTCGAGATCTCTCCTCATGGTTCAAGTGACTGAGATGAAAGATGGGATCTTTATCGGTTTCGGTTACAACTCCACTGTAGCTGACGGAGATTCGATCTGGAAGTTTTTAAACGCGTGGTCTGAGATCTGCTCCAAGGGTTTGGTTCCCGAACCTTGTCAGCGTCGTCTTCAGCTTAAAGGTTGGTTCTTTGAGGAGATTGAGTACCCGATTCGGATCCCAGACCCGGAGGCAAAACCAGCTAGGGTCACAACAGCTTCGAGTGGTTTACaggagttgatgtttcatgtcACAAAGGAGAATGCTTTGAAACTTGAAGCTAAAGCCAACGATGAGAAAGTGTCGTCATTACAAGCGGTGTTAGGACATTTATGGTGTTCGATGGTTAAGCACAGTGGGATGAGCAGAGAGGAAGAGACTCATTGCAGGTTACCTATAGACATGAGGAGAAGGGTGGATCCACCGTTGGAAGAAGACTGTTTTGGGAACGTGAGTCAGACCGGGATAGCGAAAGTCACGGTTGGTGAGCTGATGGATAATGGATTAGGGTGGGCGGCTGGGAAGATAAACGATATGGAGCGGTCGCAAACGCATGAAAACGCGGAAGGGAATGCGGAGAAATGGGTGAGAGATGTGAAGATTCCGGTTTCGGTTGGTAGTAAAGATTTGGTTGTGACGAGTTCTCACCGGTTTGATGTGTATGGAAATGATTTCGGTTGGGGTAAACCGGTAGCTGCGAGAGCTGGACCGCCGTATGTGAGTGGGAGAATGGTTGTGTTCCAAGGGGTTGAAGAAGGGAGTCTTGATTTTCAGGCTTGCTTGCTGCCTCAAGTAGTGGAAAAGCTATCAGAAGATGTTGATTTTAAAGAGTTTGTGAGCATTGTATTATGATGGTTTGATGACTTGGTTCAACAATTTGGATCGAATTtaaaatgtgtgtgtgtgtgtgtgtgtgtttcttcCTTTTCTGATTGTTTGTAATTCATCAACCTGGTCACATGAAATTCTCAGATGgccataaacatttttaaaataaatttgaataatttttctttAGTTTGGAAGTAGCAGCAGCTTATGTATActagatctttaaaatttatgaaaaacaaatgtTTCACAGCAGCATGTCCATGGATGAAAACTGATAATGGGCCTGCAATTTATGACCCAATACGCAATCAAACCGGCCCAATGTATTAGAACACGTGGTGAATATGTGTTTAGGTGAGAACGGGATTTGGATATACACACTGTCACTCACTAGTCACTACTGTAATCATACTGCTCCATCGAATTACCTCCAGAAGCGAAGACGACAAACAAGACATGGCAGATGTTGTTGTGCTCTCTAAAAGCATAGTTCGACCCGATGGATCGGATTCGGATCGggtaaagatccatctaactCCATGGGATCTCTTCTTCCTTCGATCAGACTACCCGCAAAGAGGTCTCCTCTTTCCAAAACCCGACCCGGAAACCGATATAATCTCACAACTCAAATCCTCTCTTTCGGTTGCGTTGAGTATCTTCTACCCATTCGCCGGCAGACTAGTCAAGACCGAGAACGAAAACGACGAAACGGCGTCGTTCCTCGTAGACTGCGATGGTTCAGGCGTCAAGTTCATCCACGCTTCAGCTAAAACCGTCTCGCTGAGTGACGTTCTAGAACCGGTCAACGGCATCGTCCCCGAGTTCTTGAACCGTTTCTTCCCGGCTAACGGAGTCAAGAGCTGCGAAGGGGTCTCTGAGTCGTTGATCGCGTTCCAAGTAACGGAGTTAAGAGACGGAGTCTTCATCGCGTTCGGCTATAACCACATGGTCGCAGACGGATCTTCCTTCTGGAGCTTCTTCAACACTTGGTCGGAGATTTGCTCCACCGGAGTTGACCGGGATAAAAAGTTCCCGCCTCTGCTTCTCCGCGGCTGGTTTCTCGACGGGATCGATCACCCGATTCGAATCCCGATCTCGGAGACGGTGATACCGTCTCCTCCGGTTGCTTCTTCGTCATCGTTGCTACGAGAGAAGGTCTTTCGATTCACGAGAAGAAACATCTCCGAGCTCAAATCGAAAGCAAACGGAGAAGTTAGCTTCGATGATCGGAGAATCTCGTCGCTTCAGGCGGTTTCAGCGCATATGTGGCGATCGATTATCAAAAACAGTGATTTGAATCCGGAGGAAGTGGTTTACTGCAAGTTACTGATGGATATGAGACGGAGACTAAACCCTCCGCTTGATAAAGAGTGTTTCGGAAACGTCGTCGGATTCGCGACAGCGACGACAACGGCTGGAGAAATGGTTAGTAATGGGCTGGGTTGGGCCGCGTTGCAGATAAACAAAACTGTTGGGTCGCAGACGGATGAAGGATTCAGAGTGTTCGCTGGGAATTGGGTGAAGAAACCGAAGATACCGAATCATGTGGCTGTGAGTAGTAATTCTGTGATTGTTGCTAGCTCTCCTTGGTTCAATGTGTATGGAAATGATTTCGGTTGGGGTAAACCGATCGCGGTTCGTGCTGGACCGGGTAATACTAGCGATGGTAAGCTCATTGTTTATCCTGGGATTGAAGAAGGAAACATCGAGATTCAGACTTGTTTATCTTCTCACGTTTTGGAGAAGTTATCGGCTGATGCTGAGTTTTTAGAGCATGCATGTGTTGTATAAGTAAAGTAATGGAAATGAAATGTTAATTTGTCTATGTTCTTTGAATAAAGGAGTGAACTTTTATATGTTTGTTTGGATTATTCAAGTTTTTTTAATGGTACTAGAGGGTTGGCCCGGGCTACGCCTGGACTTTTCtgtaatttgaaattaaatttttaattttttttatttcattatctTAAATATACAATGAACCGGTCATACAAATACACAACAAcagataaataaaaatttgctaTTGTTTTACTATGATGAATgaactttaattatttgtaCTCATGTCTCtgaattttcatatttgaaaataatgttCAAGAAAACAAGCTACATgaataaaagttaattaaacTTGAGATATGATCAAATAGTCTTTTATCTTGTTCGTTCaagtttttatgaaaaaataaatttagtttacaactgatttttgtttttgtttttcaattagCTTTGAAATAATTGAATTATCGTCTCCAATCTTAAGTACAAACTGACATATCAGTTCTTTTGGTTCAGTGATAAATCGatctaattatattatttacagATATGCAATCTTGGTctgaaccaaaaaaatcaatttttagcTATAATATCTTTCACTTTCTGTGTCTTCCTTGTAGTTATACCTTtttcataaacattttaatcACCATTTTTCTTTCTCTGGGCGTAATGAAATCTTTCATGGAAAACCCTTCGATGAGACTGTTATACTCATTTTGTGAAACTCAAGGGGGAGAATTAATAATACAGTGACTTTctctaatttatataaaatttgggATGGAATTTAACTTGGATGATAAAAATTCAACTGGTATGGATTCTGTGCAATGTGTTCTTACCCATATATAACTTGATCATGATATGATTCTACTAACTCTAGCCAGCACATTTCCGAATTTGCTTTCATACTGTTATTTTTTAGTTCATGAAAGTTTTAAGAGAGGCTTCTTGTCCATGAAGCACTGACAATTACGGATTTACCTTAATTTTAATAacaaataacattttttctggttttgttGACACGTCCGTATCTACACTTTTGATCTGGCCTCACAATGTacctctctccctctccttgCCATCCTGTCCGCCGCAATAAAATCTCCATCCAGCACCACAACCTTCGCCATCCCACTCTCTTCGTCCACCTTAAACATCTTTCCTGCTGCGCTGCACCACCAAGAGGTATCCTTTGCTGTTGTACACGATCGATCCCGTTCAAGCTGCAATCTCGGACGCTTGCATCCGCGTCTGCAGCTGGCAGCTGCGAGTTAAACAATGGTGATCTGGAGAAGTTAGAGGCTATGCCGTCATGATCCACAGATGAAGTCTTTGGCTGAGTTGATGACGTAACCGTTCCCGATCTTATCTACCAATGggttaatttaaattttaatacggGCCTATATAATAAAACTCACCAGAAACAAAAGTATCGTATCATTTATGTTGATGCCATGTGTTCTCATTGGGCCAGTAGTGTTTTGTTTGGGCCATGAGTGTTTGGTAAAGCTGGGCTGTGAAGATTCTTAATTATTGGGCTGAAACACGCTATCTGCTCATCGGTTCGATAAGAAAGCACGTGATCTGCTCATCCCAAGTTATTTCATTATTGGCAAGTCTGCGATGACCTGTCACTTTAATTGGTCAGGAATATTTCATCCAACGTGGCACTCTTTAGAAGCTCTAaaaatagtttcttttatatagtagtgaTTCGAACTTATCAATAGAGTCGAAATCGTAACTGAAATCTAAAAACGAAAGGCAGCGATGGCTCACTGGCTAATCGTTGTGATACCACATCGATTTTGGTCTGGTAAACAGATTATTATGTATGGCTGGAGCCTAACCGGGGAATAGATTTAGTGGTAAATTCGCAATTCTTTTATGTGGATTTAAATTGCTCTCGTCACAATTTGTGGCTTGTGGGCTTCAAAATCATGATATAGGTAGGCatgtttacaaattttaagAAAGATTTGAAGAAAGTTGAAAGAATCTTTGTGAGCTAAAAGTCTATCCAGGTTATTTTTCATCTTCTGTTTACGTAAACTAATGAATAATATACATGTAAATAAACTATTGACCAACCGTGTACCTCTTGCATAAGCTCATTGAGCACGAAACAtacaaaatgaaagaaaaataatatacagATAACAACGTCACGTCAAATTAAAGCAGTCGTATCTGTATATTTCTCTGGTGAACattttaacacaaaaaaaaaaggatttatgcgtgaaaatgaaaattaagGATTTGATTAGGCTTTAGGGTGTGGCACGTGACACGTGGCGTATAAAAGAGAAAGACGGAGTCTAGAGAGTACTTTCCCACGCAAAATATTGGACCTTCGTAATAATAAAACTCATTAAATTAAAATCTTATAACGATTCAAAACTATGACGGAACGATGACCACATCTTTTGTACTTAATACAAAGAAAATGACAACATCTGACAATTTATGAAGAACTATTGAAGAGATTTGCATATATACAGACTGACTTTCTGCAAATAATCATTCAACAAGTTCTTTATTATAAGAAATGGATGAAGAAGCAGCGATCGATCGTTTACCTTTACACCTTCTTGCTTATATATTTTCTCTGGTCACCTCTTTCACCGAATTGGCCcagtaagtgttttgatttttgtttctttcattaaaggaaacaaatttgaagtttttttgatgaatttgtttttgtagaGCAAGTGGGGTTTGTAAGAAATGGAGAAAAGCTGTGAACCAATCCATGGCAAGAAGACAATCTCTGAGCTTTGCTGGTTGGAAAATGGACGATGATTCCACTTCTCGTCTCGTTCATCTCGCTTACAATCTCAAAGAACTCGACatgtaatctctctctctctctctctatgtgcTTGATTTGACCTTCAATGGTGGATTTGTATCCATATTTAGAGTCTAAAACTCTGGTCAAGTTTCCAACTTTACCTTCAGGGTTTTGAAGACATTGACTTGGTCAATCAATACATTACAGaacatccaaaaaaaaaaactctgtttcttcatatagTTTTATGTTTTGTCTGTTTTTGCAGATCTAGAAGCAGATGGGGTTGTCATATAACTGATAATGGTCTTTACCAAATAGCTTCTGCTAGATGTGTATCTAGTTTAACCTCAATCTCTTTATGGGGCATGACCGCCATTACTGACTctggtgttgttcaactggtaATCATCTATCTAATAATGCCTTAAAATTGGAATCttgaatattcatttttttatcatcttaaaaaaaaaagaatcttttatttcttggtttGATAGGTATCAAAAACTTCTTCCTTGCAACATCTGAACATTGGAGGAACATTCATCACCGACGAGTCCCTTTTCGCCATTGCAGAACGCTGCCATCACCTTAAGGTAAACCATAATCTAATCTCTTTGGTTTTGTCTGAAGTCATAAACTGGTTCTTTTATGCTTTATGCAGACAATCAGTATGTGGTGTTGCCGCCATGTGACAGAGAGAGGCCTTCTTGTTCTCGTCAACAAATGTAGAAAACTAGAATCTCTCAACTTATGGGGAACTAGAGTTCCTGTTGATTGCTTCATTGCTTTACTTACCATCAGTCCTGCACTTCAGATCAAACCCATTCAGTTACTCCTCAATGCTCAGAATCCACCACCACCTTTGTTGCATGCTGTCTAGTCTTTTGTTGCTT comes from the Brassica napus cultivar Da-Ae chromosome A7, Da-Ae, whole genome shotgun sequence genome and includes:
- the LOC106358368 gene encoding uncharacterized acetyltransferase At3g50280, translated to MADVVVLSKSIVRPDGSDSDRVKIHLTPWDLFFLRSDYPQRGLLFPKPDPETDIISQLKSSLSVALSIFYPFAGRLVKTENENDETASFLVDCDGSGVKFIHASAKTVSLSDVLEPVNGIVPEFLNRFFPANGVKSCEGVSESLIAFQVTELRDGVFIAFGYNHMVADGSSFWSFFNTWSEICSTGVDRDKKFPPLLLRGWFLDGIDHPIRIPISETVIPSPPVASSSSLLREKVFRFTRRNISELKSKANGEVSFDDRRISSLQAVSAHMWRSIIKNSDLNPEEVVYCKLLMDMRRRLNPPLDKECFGNVVGFATATTTAGEMVSNGLGWAALQINKTVGSQTDEGFRVFAGNWVKKPKIPNHVAVSSNSVIVASSPWFNVYGNDFGWGKPIAVRAGPGNTSDGKLIVYPGIEEGNIEIQTCLSSHVLEKLSADAEFLEHACVV
- the LOC106358367 gene encoding F-box protein At5g67140; protein product: MDEEAAIDRLPLHLLAYIFSLVTSFTELAQASGVCKKWRKAVNQSMARRQSLSFAGWKMDDDSTSRLVHLAYNLKELDISRSRWGCHITDNGLYQIASARCVSSLTSISLWGMTAITDSGVVQLVSKTSSLQHLNIGGTFITDESLFAIAERCHHLKTISMWCCRHVTERGLLVLVNKCRKLESLNLWGTRVPVDCFIALLTISPALQIKPIQLLLNAQNPPPPLLHAV
- the LOC106366777 gene encoding protein ENHANCED PSEUDOMONAS SUSCEPTIBILITY 1-like, with product MEEEEDLVVVISRSIVIPRNAKKSTSSKKKIHLLPWDLSRLRFGYLQRGLLFSKPYPKIDTVLSKLQTSLSLALDRFYPLAGRLVKVQNDDDTVSFYINPDGSGVEFVHASATNIEVSDVLRLSTSLSSFFPATGVKNCNGVSRSLLMVQVTEMKDGIFIGFGYNSTVADGDSIWKFLNAWSEICSKGLVPEPCQRRLQLKGWFFEEIEYPIRIPDPEAKPARVTTASSGLQELMFHVTKENALKLEAKANDEKVSSLQAVLGHLWCSMVKHSGMSREEETHCRLPIDMRRRVDPPLEEDCFGNVSQTGIAKVTVGELMDNGLGWAAGKINDMERSQTHENAEGNAEKWVRDVKIPVSVGSKDLVVTSSHRFDVYGNDFGWGKPVAARAGPPYVSGRMVVFQGVEEGSLDFQACLLPQVVEKLSEDVDFKEFVSIVL